Proteins encoded by one window of Nicotiana tabacum cultivar K326 chromosome 10, ASM71507v2, whole genome shotgun sequence:
- the LOC107829670 gene encoding 21.7 kDa class VI heat shock protein-like isoform X1, with protein MTSYKQIEVQFEEATPQKWCVPLKEDVFVTSMNSTTHKADFLCEGSLFSPLLFGKFFDPSDAFPLWEFDSDVLLSNARSSNQCTVDWSQTETDYLLRAEIPEFLAPPLDAGPQNISLYIYGVVGVGKGNIRVCVEDGKVLVVSGQLRQQKEDWRAGNWWEYGCVRRIELPENADWRKTEAFLSGDHKFLQVKIPKTPPNDDVP; from the exons ATGACCAGTTACAAACAGATTGAAGTTCAATTTGAAGAAGCAACCCCACAGAAATGGTGTGTTCCACTAAAAGAAGATGTTTTTGTAACTTCCATGAATTCAACAACTCACAAGGCAGATTTCTTGTGTGAAGGTTCGCTGTTTAGTCCACTATTGTTCGGAAAATTCTTTGATCCTTCAGATGCATTTCCACTGTGGGAATTTGATTCAGATGTGTTATTGTCCAACGCCCGCAGCTCCAATCAGTGCACAGTTGACTGGTCACAAACAGAGACAGATTATCTATTGAGAGCAGAAATACCAG AATTTCTAGCTCCGCCATTGGATGCAGGTCCACAAAACATTAGCCTCTATATATATGGAGTTGTAG GAGTTGGTAAGGGTAACATTCGTGTTTGTGTTGAAGATGGGAAAGTTTTAGTGGTCAGTGGCCAGTTGAGGCAACAAAAAGAGGACTGGAGAGCTGGAAATTGGTGGGAATACGGCTGTGTTCGGAGGATTGAACTGCCTGAAAATGCAGATTGGAGAAAAACAGAGGCATTCTTGAGTGGCGATCACAAATTCTTACAAGTTAAGATTCCAAAGACCCCTCCAAATGATGATGTACCTTGA
- the LOC107829670 gene encoding 21.7 kDa class VI heat shock protein-like isoform X2, producing the protein MTSYKQIEVQFEEATPQKWCVPLKEDVFVTSMNSTTHKADFLCEGSLFSPLLFGKFFDPSDAFPLWEFDSDVLLSNARSSNQCTVDWSQTETDYLLRAEIPGVGKGNIRVCVEDGKVLVVSGQLRQQKEDWRAGNWWEYGCVRRIELPENADWRKTEAFLSGDHKFLQVKIPKTPPNDDVP; encoded by the exons ATGACCAGTTACAAACAGATTGAAGTTCAATTTGAAGAAGCAACCCCACAGAAATGGTGTGTTCCACTAAAAGAAGATGTTTTTGTAACTTCCATGAATTCAACAACTCACAAGGCAGATTTCTTGTGTGAAGGTTCGCTGTTTAGTCCACTATTGTTCGGAAAATTCTTTGATCCTTCAGATGCATTTCCACTGTGGGAATTTGATTCAGATGTGTTATTGTCCAACGCCCGCAGCTCCAATCAGTGCACAGTTGACTGGTCACAAACAGAGACAGATTATCTATTGAGAGCAGAAATACCAG GAGTTGGTAAGGGTAACATTCGTGTTTGTGTTGAAGATGGGAAAGTTTTAGTGGTCAGTGGCCAGTTGAGGCAACAAAAAGAGGACTGGAGAGCTGGAAATTGGTGGGAATACGGCTGTGTTCGGAGGATTGAACTGCCTGAAAATGCAGATTGGAGAAAAACAGAGGCATTCTTGAGTGGCGATCACAAATTCTTACAAGTTAAGATTCCAAAGACCCCTCCAAATGATGATGTACCTTGA
- the LOC107829671 gene encoding formin-like protein 5 → MLIQGQMGVRVVVHIFVVFFLLFTLVAANPGSKKDSEDHLLANLISFVEINRDVVELLWLNCRIELIRANEAVEDLEYYVAKEDSSGKDEVLLDSRSEKHKHVNVMHPLVKQALLGCLREKNLLFLICGEEKGSSNWYTKCVECLLSWHRAPKRRKLKAAANPPPAPPNSKSSKSKDDKNSKKKSAGKGSMKTSTPVVPIIAAAAAASVLIAILCICCCCKCCRRSKKGLNDERPLLSLSSSDYSSHKSSALGASFSNHSVNYNPHDDSKIEIGRTGPTGMPPLKPPPGRMIPSEAPAKAAPAPAPPPPPPPAKPSTPAPPPPPVKPIGPRPCAPGPPPPPPIKPGPRPPPPGSGPPRPPSTGLKPPRRSPAVPNASATGAEDTDASKTKLKPFFWDKVQANTDQSMVWDQVKAGSFQFDEEQIESLFGYASADKKKNGSKKESSQGASNLYIQIIDQKKAQNLSILLKALNVTTEEVCDALKEGNELPSELIQTLLKMAPTAEEELKLRLYSGDLSRLGQAERFLKALVEVPFSFKRLETLLFMCTLPDEASIIKESFSTLEAACAELRNSRLFLKLLEAVLKTGNRMNDGTFRGGAQAFKLDTLLKLSDVKGIDGKTTLLHFVVQEIIRSEGIRAARAARDQRSMSSIKSDDLLEDLPQDSEDYYRSTGLQVVSGLSSDLENVKRAAILDADNLTGTVAKLGHALIKARDFLNSEMKNIDDEDGFHQTMKNFVQNAEGEVMSLLEEEKRIMALVKSTGDYFHGNAKKDEGLRLFVIVRDFLVILDKVCREVKNAPRKLNSTPRKEHVAVTTSESTLSPRPDQSTHSPRPDQRQKLFPAISDRRIDDSSSDDDAP, encoded by the exons ATGCTGATTCAAGGGCAAATGGGTGTGAGAGTAGTAGTTCATATCTTTGTAGTATTCTTTCTGCTTTTCACTTTGGTAGCAGCAAATCCTGGAAGCAAAAAGGACTCAGAAGATCATTTACTTGCCAATCTCATTAGCTTTGTGGAGATTAATAGAGACGTG GTTGAGCTATTGTGGTTGAACTGTAGGATAGAGTTAATACGTGCTAATGAAGCTGTTGAAGATCTTGAGTATTATGTTGCAAAGGAAGATTCAAGTGGGAAAGACGAAGTCCTTCTTGACAGTAGGTCAGAAAAACATAAGCATGTCAATGTCATGCATCCGCTGGTTAAGCAAGCCCTTCTAGGTTGTTTGAGGGAAAAAAATCTCTTGTTTCTTATATGCGGAGAGGAGAAGGGCTCGTCAAATTGGTATACCAAGTGTGTGGAGTGTCTCCTTTCCTGGCACCGAGCTCCTAAACGGCGAAAACTGAAAGCAGCTGCTAATCCACCACCTGCTCCTCCTAATTCAAAGTCATCTAAATCAAAAGATGacaaaaactcaaaaaagaaATCTGCAGGTAAAGGGAGTATGAAAACAAGCACTCCTGTGGTTCCTATTATTGCGGCTGCTGCTGCCGCATCTGTTCTTATTGCAATCCTGTGTATATGCTGTTGTTGTAAGTGTTGTAGGAGATCGAAAAAGGGGTTGAATGATGAGAGACCTCTTCTTAGCTTAAGCTCGAGTGACTATTCATCACATAAGTCATCTGCTTTAGGAGCTTCATTCAGTAATCATTCAGTCAATTACAATCCCCATGACGATTCTAAGATTGAGATTGGAAGGACGGGCCCCACTGGAATGCCTCCGTTGAAACCTCCCCCTGGTAGGATGATTCCTTCCGAAGCTCCTGCTAAGGCAGCCCCAGCCCCAGCCCCACCCCCACCTCCGCCTCCAGCAAAGCCATCAACTCCCGCACCACCTCCACCACCAGTTAAGCCTATTGGGCCACGTCCCTGTGCCCCTGGACCTCCCCCTCCACCACCTATAAAGCCTGGTCCTCGACCACCACCTCCAGGCAGTGGTCCACCTCGGCCACCTTCGACGGGCTTGAAGCCACCTCGACGTTCTCCTGCTGTTCCAAATGCATCCGCAACTGGCGCAGAAGATACCGATGCTTCCAAAACTAAGCTTAAGCCTTTCTTCTGGGATAAGGTTCAAGCCAACACTGACCAATCAATGGTTTGGGATCAAGTCAAGGCAGGATCTTTCCA GTTCGATGAAGAGCAAATAGAGAGTCTATTTGGATATGCCTCTGCTGATAAAAAGAAGAATGGGTCAAAGAAAGAATCCTCCCAAGGTGCTTCAAATCTATATATTCAAATTATTGATCAGAAGAAAGCACAGAATTTATCTATTCTTCTTAAAGCCTTAAACGTGACAACTGAAGAAGTTTGTGATGCACTGAAAGAAG GAAATGAGCTTCCTTCTGAACTCATACAAACTTTGCTTAAGATGGCACCAACAGCGGAGGAAGAACTGAAGCTAAGGCTCTATAGCGGGGATCTTTCTCGGCTTGGGCAGGCAGAGCGGTTCCTGAAAGCATTGGTTGAGGTTCCATTTTCATTCAAGAGGCTAGAAACGTTGCTTTTCATGTGCACTCTTCCGGATGAGGCATCAATTATTAAAGAATCATTTTCCACCTTGGAG GCTGCTTGCGCAGAACTCCGGAATAGCAGGCTGTTTCTCAAGCTCCTTGAGGCTGTTTTGAAAACAGGCAATCGTATGAATGATGGAACATTTCGTGGTGGTGCACAAGCATTTAAACTTGACACGCTTCTGAAATTATCGGATGTAAAAGGAATAGATGGGAAAACTACATTGCTGCATTTTGTTGTTCAGGAGATAATCCGCTCAGAAGGTATACGAGCTGCTCGTGCTGCCAGGGATCAACGGAGTATGTCTAGCATCAAGTCCGATGATCTACTCGAGGATTTGCCTCAGGATTCAGAAGATTACTATCGGAGTACTGGTTTACAGGTTGTCTCCGGTTTGAGTAGTGATCTTGAAAATGTGAAAAGAGCTGCAATTCTAGATGCAGATAACTTGACAGGCACAGTGGCCAAACTTGGCCATGCACTTATAAAAGCGCGTGATTTCCTAAATTCAGAGATGAAgaacatagatgatgaagatgggtTTCACCAGACCATGAAGAACTTTGTGCAGAATGCTGAAGGCGAAGTCATGTCGTTGCTTGAGGAAGAAAAGCGAATTATGGCTCTTGTTAAGAGCACGGGTGATTATTTCCACGGAAATGCTAAGAAGGATGAAGGTTTGCGATTGTTTGTAATTGTAAGGGATTTTCTGGTTATATTGGATAAGGTATGCAGAGAGGTGAAAAATGCTCCAAGAAAGCTAAATAGCACACCAAGGAAAGAACATGTAGCCGTTACAACTTCAGAATCCACTCTTTCACCGCGACCTGATCAATCAACCCATTCACCACGACCTGATCAGCGTCAGAAGCTCTTTCCGGCTATCTCAGACAGGCGAATTGATGATTCTAGTTCGGATGATGACGCTCCTTGA